One window of Rhizobium leguminosarum genomic DNA carries:
- a CDS encoding Tex family protein: MAADLRFLAARISAEISARPEQAKAAIELLDEGATVPFIARYRKEVTGGLDDTQLRNLAERLVYLRELEARRDAIVESITGQGKMTDELKVKVAGAETKAELEDLYLPYKPKRRTRAEIARERGLGPLAETILSDRGQEPAVLAEGFITADVPDVKTALEGARDIVAEGIAENADLLGRLRAHMRQASLLKARVVDGKQATGEKFSDYFDHSERWATAPGHRALAMLRGWNEEVLTLTIEADAETASPNKPVERMIASAYEIGASRPADRWLMEVSSWAWRVKLSMSLSLDLMRELRERAEEEAIHVFARNLKDLLLAAPAGSRATMGLDPGIRTGVKVAVVDGTGKVIATSTVYPFQPRNDVRGAQVELASLIRKHNVELISIGNGTGSRETEKLVADMLAELPAPKPTKVIVSEAGASVYSASATAAAEFPDLDVSLRGAVSIARRLQDPLAELVKIEPKSIGVGQYQHDVDQQKLSRSLDAVVEDAVNAVGVDLNTASAPLLSRVSGLGPSIADAIVRHRDSEGRFETRRDLMKVARLGGRTFEQCAGFLRIPNGKEPLDASSVHPEAYGVAKKIVAACGRDLRALMGDSAMLKSVDPRQFIDEKFGLPTVRDIISELEKPGRDPRPSFKTATFAEGVNEISDLKPGMVLEGTVTNVAAFGAFVDIGVHQDGLVHVSQLADRFVKDPHEVVKAGDVVKVRVVEVDAKRKRIALSMKRDDGPSASAPRGDSRGNQNSKLQNERRPAAPKPENQGAFGAALAEAMKRK, from the coding sequence ATGGCCGCTGACCTCCGTTTTCTCGCAGCCCGCATCTCGGCCGAAATCAGCGCCCGTCCCGAACAGGCCAAAGCCGCCATCGAGCTGCTCGACGAGGGCGCCACCGTGCCTTTCATCGCGCGCTACCGCAAGGAAGTGACCGGCGGCCTGGATGACACGCAGCTGCGCAATCTCGCCGAACGGCTGGTCTATCTGCGCGAACTCGAAGCCCGCCGCGACGCGATCGTCGAATCGATCACCGGCCAGGGCAAGATGACGGATGAGCTGAAGGTGAAGGTGGCTGGTGCCGAGACCAAGGCCGAGCTCGAAGACCTCTATCTGCCCTACAAGCCGAAGCGCCGGACCCGTGCCGAAATCGCCCGCGAACGCGGCCTCGGCCCGCTTGCCGAGACGATTCTTTCCGACCGCGGCCAGGAGCCGGCGGTGCTCGCCGAAGGCTTCATCACTGCTGACGTGCCCGATGTGAAGACGGCGCTCGAAGGCGCCCGCGACATCGTCGCCGAAGGCATTGCCGAAAATGCCGACCTGCTCGGCAGATTGCGCGCCCATATGCGCCAGGCTTCGCTGCTGAAGGCCAGGGTCGTCGATGGCAAGCAGGCGACGGGCGAGAAGTTCTCCGATTATTTCGACCATTCCGAACGCTGGGCGACCGCCCCCGGTCACCGCGCGCTCGCCATGCTGCGCGGTTGGAACGAAGAGGTGCTGACGCTGACGATCGAGGCCGACGCCGAGACCGCCTCTCCGAACAAGCCGGTCGAACGCATGATTGCTTCAGCCTACGAGATCGGGGCGAGCCGCCCCGCCGACCGCTGGCTGATGGAGGTCTCAAGCTGGGCCTGGCGCGTCAAGCTTTCCATGTCGCTCTCGCTCGACCTGATGCGCGAACTGCGCGAAAGGGCCGAAGAGGAGGCGATCCATGTCTTCGCCCGCAATCTCAAGGATCTGCTGCTGGCAGCCCCCGCCGGCTCGCGCGCGACGATGGGTCTCGATCCCGGCATCCGCACCGGCGTCAAGGTCGCCGTCGTCGACGGCACCGGCAAGGTGATCGCGACCTCGACCGTCTATCCCTTCCAGCCGAGGAACGACGTGCGCGGCGCCCAGGTCGAGCTCGCATCGCTGATCCGCAAGCACAATGTCGAGCTGATCTCGATCGGCAACGGCACCGGCAGCCGCGAAACCGAAAAGCTGGTGGCCGACATGCTGGCCGAGTTGCCGGCCCCGAAGCCGACCAAGGTCATTGTTTCGGAAGCGGGCGCCTCGGTCTATTCCGCCTCGGCGACCGCAGCGGCTGAGTTTCCCGATCTCGACGTGTCGCTGCGCGGCGCCGTCTCCATCGCCCGGCGCCTGCAGGATCCGTTGGCCGAACTCGTCAAGATCGAGCCGAAGTCGATCGGCGTCGGCCAGTATCAGCACGACGTCGACCAGCAGAAGCTGTCGCGCTCGCTGGATGCGGTGGTCGAAGACGCGGTCAACGCCGTCGGTGTCGATCTCAACACTGCCTCTGCGCCGCTGCTTTCCCGTGTCTCCGGCCTCGGCCCGTCGATCGCCGATGCCATCGTCCGCCACCGCGACAGCGAGGGCCGTTTCGAGACCCGGCGGGACCTCATGAAGGTCGCCAGGCTCGGCGGCCGCACCTTTGAGCAATGCGCCGGCTTCCTGCGCATCCCCAACGGCAAGGAGCCGCTCGACGCCTCCTCCGTGCATCCGGAGGCCTACGGCGTCGCCAAGAAGATCGTCGCCGCCTGCGGCCGTGATCTGCGGGCGTTGATGGGTGACAGCGCCATGCTGAAATCGGTCGATCCGCGCCAGTTCATCGACGAGAAATTCGGTCTGCCGACGGTCAGGGACATCATCTCGGAGCTGGAAAAGCCGGGTCGCGACCCGCGTCCGAGTTTCAAGACCGCGACCTTCGCCGAGGGCGTCAACGAAATTTCCGACCTCAAGCCCGGCATGGTGCTGGAAGGCACGGTGACCAATGTCGCCGCCTTCGGCGCCTTCGTCGATATCGGCGTGCACCAGGATGGGCTGGTGCACGTGTCCCAGCTTGCCGATCGCTTCGTCAAGGATCCCCACGAGGTCGTGAAGGCGGGCGATGTCGTCAAGGTGCGGGTCGTCGAGGTCGATGCCAAGCGCAAGCGCATCGCTCTCTCGATGAAACGCGACGACGGTCCTTCGGCATCTGCGCCGCGGGGTGATTCTCGCGGAAACCAAAACTCCAAGCTGCAGAACGAGCGCCGGCCTGCAGCTCCGAAACCGGAGAACCAGGGTGCTTTCGGCGCCGCACTTGCCGAAGCCATGAAGCGAAAATAA